Proteins co-encoded in one bacterium genomic window:
- the pth gene encoding aminoacyl-tRNA hydrolase, translating to MYATSVGKGVDVCRALHACAMILIVGLGNPGRRYRGTRHNVGRDVVERLAADLGVRLDDDGWARAGRTRIGTATVTLAIPETFMNESGVAVRDLLHRRRRRPADLLIVHDDLDLPFGHLRLRPGNSAGGHNGIRSIIDEIGTGAFPRLRIGIGRPPAGIDPAEFVLERFAPDERPSIDEAVSRAVEAALAVARDGLEAAMSRVNRRPTPPAAAAAP from the coding sequence GTGTATGCGACGTCGGTTGGGAAGGGCGTGGACGTGTGCCGCGCCCTTCACGCTTGTGCGATGATCCTCATCGTCGGCCTCGGCAACCCGGGGCGGCGGTACCGCGGGACGCGTCACAACGTTGGGCGCGATGTCGTCGAGCGGCTGGCCGCAGACTTAGGCGTGCGGCTGGACGACGACGGGTGGGCCCGGGCCGGCCGGACGCGCATCGGTACCGCGACGGTCACGCTCGCAATCCCGGAGACGTTCATGAACGAGAGCGGCGTGGCCGTTCGCGATCTGCTCCACCGCCGTCGCCGGCGGCCTGCGGACCTGCTGATCGTACACGACGACCTCGATCTTCCCTTCGGGCACCTGCGCCTGCGTCCTGGAAACAGCGCGGGGGGCCACAACGGCATCCGGTCGATCATCGACGAGATCGGGACCGGCGCGTTTCCCCGGTTGCGGATCGGCATCGGCCGGCCCCCGGCCGGGATCGATCCCGCGGAGTTCGTCCTGGAGCGGTTCGCCCCCGATGAACGGCCGTCGATCGACGAGGCGGTCTCCCGCGCGGTCGAGGCGGCGCTCGCCGTCGCCCGCGACGGGCTCGAGGCGGCGATGAGTCGGGTCAACCGACGCCCCACACCGCCCGCCGCTGCGGCCGCACCGTGA
- a CDS encoding universal stress protein, with amino-acid sequence MNAALQVSAVGTVLAAGFAAALAALLLWMLRVPRPVSPEVARAVHSVGAVRTILVPILEAYYSERAVEVASRLGQFQKASIRLSYIVEVPRTLSLGVPLPDVEQQATVSLERAKQIVEMHDLKVEGEIVRARDAGEGIARTARDNDVDLIVMGISPGAGLLEGSTARAAESLLRQAPCEVIIDRLAETSIGATAAPPDGAPAGEAGKGQEAPLRPV; translated from the coding sequence GTGAACGCGGCATTGCAGGTGAGCGCCGTCGGTACCGTCCTCGCGGCTGGGTTCGCCGCCGCGCTGGCGGCGCTGTTGCTATGGATGCTTCGGGTTCCCCGTCCGGTCTCGCCGGAGGTGGCGCGCGCGGTCCATTCGGTCGGGGCGGTGCGCACGATCCTCGTGCCGATTCTCGAGGCGTACTACTCGGAGCGTGCGGTGGAAGTCGCGAGCCGGCTCGGCCAGTTTCAGAAGGCGTCGATCCGCCTGAGCTACATCGTCGAGGTGCCCCGCACACTCTCGCTCGGCGTCCCGCTGCCGGACGTGGAGCAACAGGCGACCGTGAGCCTCGAGCGGGCGAAGCAGATCGTGGAGATGCACGATCTCAAGGTCGAAGGAGAGATCGTCCGCGCACGGGACGCCGGCGAAGGCATCGCGCGGACCGCGCGGGACAACGACGTCGATCTCATCGTGATGGGGATCTCGCCGGGCGCCGGGCTGCTCGAGGGCTCGACGGCGCGCGCGGCCGAGTCGCTGCTCCGCCAAGCGCCGTGTGAGGTGATCATCGATCGGCTCGCGGAGACCAGCATCGGGGCGACCGCGGCTC
- a CDS encoding cytidine/deoxycytidylate deaminase family protein — translation MTARPSWDEYFMSLARLAATRSTCVRRRVGAVIVKDRMVLSTGYNDTPRGMKNCGDGGCERCRSGAAAGTALDSCLCLHAEQNAIIQAAYHGVGIAGGTIYSTHQPCLTCAKMIVNSGILRIVYQEPYPDALAEQLLREAAVEFVRVDGAAASPAT, via the coding sequence ATGACGGCCCGGCCCTCCTGGGACGAGTACTTCATGAGTCTGGCGCGCCTCGCCGCGACGCGCTCGACGTGTGTCCGCCGGCGTGTCGGCGCGGTGATCGTCAAGGATCGGATGGTGCTGAGCACCGGGTACAATGATACGCCCCGCGGCATGAAGAACTGCGGCGACGGCGGGTGCGAGCGGTGCCGGTCCGGCGCCGCGGCGGGGACCGCGCTCGATAGCTGCCTCTGCCTGCACGCGGAGCAAAATGCGATCATCCAGGCCGCGTATCACGGTGTGGGGATCGCCGGCGGCACGATCTATTCCACCCATCAGCCGTGTCTCACGTGCGCGAAGATGATCGTCAACTCCGGGATCCTCCGCATCGTCTACCAGGAACCGTATCCCGACGCGCTCGCGGAGCAGCTGCTTCGCGAGGCCGCCGTGGAATTCGTCCGCGTCGACGGCGCGGCGGCGTCGCCCGCGACTTGA
- a CDS encoding 50S ribosomal protein L25: MERISLGAVTRSAVGKNAVKKIRQDGFVPAILYGRTREPLPLSLARKDVLGALATGRNVLIDLRIARDGEELSDTVMITEIQRHHLRREVLHVDLHQISMTEALEVDVPIVFVGTPEGVASGGGILEAHRREVTVRCLPTQIPDRLAVSVAGLGVGDALHVRDIQVAEGIEVLTPPEEVLVAVVAPKEEVEEAPAVAEGEAAVEPELVGRAAAAEGEAAPAAEAKPAKAEKKE, translated from the coding sequence ATGGAACGGATCAGCCTCGGCGCGGTGACGCGCTCGGCGGTTGGCAAGAACGCGGTCAAGAAGATTCGGCAGGACGGATTTGTTCCGGCGATCCTGTACGGGCGAACGCGTGAGCCGCTGCCGCTGTCGCTGGCACGTAAAGATGTGTTGGGTGCGCTCGCGACCGGCCGGAACGTGCTGATCGATCTTCGGATCGCGCGCGACGGCGAGGAGCTGTCCGATACCGTGATGATCACCGAGATCCAGCGCCATCACCTTCGCCGCGAGGTCCTGCACGTGGATCTTCACCAGATCAGCATGACCGAGGCGCTGGAGGTCGACGTCCCGATCGTGTTTGTCGGAACTCCCGAGGGTGTGGCCTCGGGCGGCGGGATCCTGGAAGCCCACCGGCGCGAGGTCACCGTCCGCTGTCTGCCGACGCAGATCCCCGATCGGCTCGCGGTCAGCGTCGCCGGCCTGGGTGTGGGCGACGCCCTCCATGTCCGTGACATCCAGGTGGCGGAGGGCATCGAGGTGCTTACCCCGCCCGAAGAGGTCCTCGTGGCCGTCGTGGCGCCCAAGGAGGAAGTCGAGGAGGCGCCCGCGGTGGCCGAGGGCGAGGCCGCGGTCGAACCGGAGTTGGTTGGGCGCGCCGCGGCGGCCGAGGGCGAGGCGGCCCCCGCAGCCGAGGCCAAGCCAGCCAAGGCCGAGAAGAAGGAGTAG
- the upp gene encoding uracil phosphoribosyltransferase has translation MGQVRVFDHPLIQHKLTILRDARTGHKEFRELVEEIAMLMAFEATNDLPLRAVEVRTPVGVARGATVAGQEIAVVPILRAGLAMEAGVLRLMPTARVGHIGIYRDPATLDPHTYYCKLPADIDARQVLVVDPMLATGGSAVESIRLLREQGARTIRLMVLIAAPEGIERVHATHPDVDIYTAAVDQHLNDHGYIIPGLGDAGDRLYGTR, from the coding sequence ATGGGCCAGGTGCGGGTGTTCGACCATCCGCTGATCCAACACAAGCTGACCATCCTGCGAGACGCGCGTACCGGCCACAAAGAGTTCCGTGAGCTCGTTGAGGAGATCGCGATGCTCATGGCCTTCGAGGCCACGAACGACCTCCCGCTTCGCGCTGTCGAGGTGCGCACCCCGGTCGGCGTGGCCCGAGGGGCGACCGTCGCCGGCCAGGAGATCGCGGTGGTTCCCATTTTGCGCGCGGGACTCGCGATGGAGGCCGGCGTACTGCGGCTGATGCCGACCGCCCGGGTGGGGCACATCGGGATCTATCGAGATCCCGCCACGCTCGATCCCCACACCTACTATTGCAAGCTGCCGGCGGACATCGACGCCCGGCAGGTGCTGGTGGTGGATCCGATGCTGGCGACCGGCGGATCGGCCGTGGAATCGATCCGCCTGCTCCGCGAGCAAGGGGCGCGGACCATCCGGTTGATGGTGTTGATCGCGGCGCCCGAGGGCATCGAACGCGTCCACGCCACACACCCAGACGTGGACATCTACACCGCCGCGGTGGACCAGCACCTCAACGATCACGGGTACATCATTCCCGGTCTCGGCGACGCCGGGGACCGACTCTACGGCACGCGGTGA
- a CDS encoding APC family permease translates to MADVAGTPPAQIHLAPEPHLRRDVSLWGSFMWGFADVGADIYAALGIVIAATMGAAPLAFAAAGLVYVMIGLAYTELTSAYPMAGGGQYFVSRGLGDLPGFVAGAALLLDYTIDIALFATFAAGYVNFFLPAVRDFRMTLGPFVNINPLWAGETTILIVLLAWVNVIGVRESSLLNEVLGVFGLVVEAGLIIIGLVFAWRPELLAQQWVHQFPTLKQFMYGSSLAIISYVGLESISQAAQETRRPATVIPRTAIGLIGSVFLFAVFFSITALGILPWQAYAKDVGDSVALFGSRLPIVGAFAGPLAATLGAVVLLISANAGVMGASRLVYSMSRLNLASSWLRDVHPKHRTPVRAIIIFSGIGLLEALLAFLTPNAVNALANMYAFGATLGYTLVFVALIALRFRDPYTPRPYRVPVNIPWQRGGTTVMIPIVGFLGLVGVLFTLTEVVLTHAIGRVAGPAWVLVCLAYYVLYRRRRRLPVTGSIEHHWEEQQRAILKDAEEHDLLEQYDIALAQRDRRLTRAQPHA, encoded by the coding sequence GTGGCTGACGTGGCGGGGACGCCGCCCGCCCAGATCCATCTCGCCCCGGAGCCGCACCTGCGCCGCGATGTCTCGCTGTGGGGCTCGTTCATGTGGGGCTTCGCCGACGTCGGGGCGGACATCTACGCGGCGCTCGGGATCGTGATCGCGGCAACGATGGGCGCGGCGCCCCTCGCGTTCGCCGCGGCCGGGCTCGTCTACGTCATGATCGGGCTCGCGTACACCGAGCTCACCTCCGCGTACCCGATGGCGGGCGGGGGGCAGTATTTCGTGAGCCGGGGACTCGGCGACCTGCCGGGGTTCGTCGCTGGGGCGGCGTTGCTGCTCGATTACACGATCGACATCGCGCTGTTCGCCACGTTCGCGGCCGGCTACGTGAACTTCTTTCTCCCCGCGGTCCGGGACTTCAGGATGACGCTGGGTCCGTTCGTCAACATCAATCCGCTGTGGGCGGGCGAGACGACGATCCTGATCGTATTGCTCGCGTGGGTGAACGTGATCGGTGTGCGCGAGTCGTCGCTGCTCAATGAGGTGCTCGGGGTGTTCGGCCTCGTCGTCGAGGCGGGCCTGATCATCATTGGCCTGGTCTTCGCGTGGCGGCCGGAGCTTCTTGCGCAGCAGTGGGTGCACCAGTTCCCGACGCTGAAACAGTTCATGTACGGGTCGTCGCTGGCGATCATCTCGTACGTCGGATTGGAGTCGATCTCCCAGGCGGCGCAGGAGACGCGGCGGCCTGCGACGGTGATCCCCCGGACCGCGATCGGGCTGATCGGCAGCGTGTTCCTGTTCGCCGTGTTCTTCTCGATCACGGCGCTCGGGATTCTGCCGTGGCAGGCCTACGCGAAGGACGTCGGTGACTCGGTGGCGCTGTTCGGCAGCCGGTTGCCGATCGTCGGCGCGTTTGCCGGGCCGCTCGCCGCGACCCTCGGTGCGGTCGTCCTGCTGATCTCCGCGAACGCCGGCGTGATGGGGGCGAGCCGGCTGGTGTACTCGATGAGCCGCCTCAACCTCGCATCGTCGTGGCTGCGCGATGTGCACCCGAAGCATCGCACGCCGGTGCGCGCGATCATCATCTTCTCCGGGATCGGCCTCTTGGAAGCCCTGCTCGCGTTCCTGACGCCGAACGCGGTGAACGCGCTCGCGAACATGTACGCGTTCGGGGCGACGCTCGGGTACACGCTCGTGTTCGTCGCGCTGATCGCCCTTCGGTTTCGCGACCCGTACACGCCCCGGCCGTACCGCGTCCCGGTGAACATCCCGTGGCAGCGCGGCGGGACGACGGTCATGATCCCGATCGTCGGGTTTCTCGGTCTCGTCGGCGTGCTGTTCACGTTGACCGAGGTCGTGTTGACGCACGCGATCGGCCGGGTGGCCGGTCCGGCGTGGGTGCTGGTGTGTTTGGCGTACTACGTGCTGTACCGACGCCGTCGGCGGCTGCCCGTGACCGGCAGCATCGAGCACCACTGGGAGGAGCAGCAGCGCGCCATTCTCAAGGACGCCGAGGAGCACGACTTGCTCGAGCAGTACGACATTGCGTTGGCCCAGCGCGACCGCCGGCTCACGAGGGCGCAGCCCCATGCGTGA